The stretch of DNA TCCGCCAACCTGGAAAGTTAAGATCTGCAGGCAATCGCGCCAGGTCAAGCGCATGAAGCATGCGGCTCAGCCTGGATAACTGGTCTGGATTCAGGCGTCTTGCATCGCCTTTCCACCAGAACGCGCTAGGGTGTGTCGACAATCAACGAGGCAGGCGTCTTTCCGCCGATTTCGCGCAGCTCGTCGTTCCTTTTCTCGCGAGATGCGCTGCATCGCGCTCGAA from Rhodothermales bacterium encodes:
- a CDS encoding type II toxin-antitoxin system RelE/ParE family toxin; this translates as MSTHPSAFWWKGDARRLNPDQLSRLSRMLHALDLARLPADLNFPGWRIHPLKGDYQGYFSLTVSGNWRLVFRFDGADITDIDLVDYH